Genomic DNA from Thermus amyloliquefaciens:
CAAGGAGGCTGCCAGGCTCTTAAGGGAAAAACCCGGGGTGCGGGATGCGGTCACCGGGGCCACCCTGCACTTCGAGGCGGGCCGCAAGAAGGCCTACCAGGAGGTGGACGCCGAGGCCTGGCGGGAAAGGGCCAAGCGGGTGAAGGACCACCTCCTCACCCACCTGGACCAGTACCTGGAGCTGGCGGAAAAGCGGCTCCAGGAAAAGGGCGTCCAGGTGCACTGGGCGGAAGACCCCGAGGAGGCCCACCGCATCTTGAGGGAGATCGTGGCTCGCCGCGGGGTGAGGCGGGCGGTGAAGGCCAAGAGCATGCTCACCGAGGAGCTCGGGGTGAACCCCCTCCTGGAGGCCCTGGGGGTGGAGGTGTACGAAACCGACCTGGGGGAGTACCTGATCCAGCTCCTGGGGGAACCCCCAAGCCACATCGTGGGCCCGGCCATCCACCTGGCCCTTTCCGATATCCAAAGGCTCTTCCACAGCCGCTTCGGCACCCCCCTGGACGCCTCCCCCGAGGCCCTGGCCGCCGTGGCCAGAAGGGTCTTGCGGGAGGCCTTCCTCACCGCCGAGCTGGGCATCAGCGGGGCCAACTTCCTGGTGGCGGAGACCGGCACCCTGGTCCTCATGGAAAACGAGGGGAACATCCGCCTGGCCACCAGCCTCCCCAAGGTCCACGTGGCCTTCGTGGGGATTGAGAAGCTCCTCCCCCGCCTTCACGACCTCGCCCTCTTCCTCCCCCTCACCGCCCGGGCGGCCACGGGGCAGCGGCTTTCCACCTACGTCTCCCTCATCCAAGGGCCGGCGAAGGAGGGAGAGGAGGGCCCAGAGGAGGTGCACGTGGTCCTGGTGGACCACGGCCGCACCGCCCTTCTCCACGACCCCGAGGCCTGGGAGGTGTTGCGGTGCCTTCGCTGCGGGGCCTGCCTCAACGCCTGCCCCGTCTACCGCCAGACCGGGGGCCACCCTTACGGCTACGTCTACTCGGGGCCTATTGGGGCGGTCCTGGACCCCGGGCTTCTGGGCCTCGAGGACACCCACCCCCTTCCCTACGCCTCCACCCTCTGCGGGGCCTGCTATGAGGCCTGCCCGGTGAAAATCCCCATCCCCAAGCTCCTCCTCACCTGGCGGAGGCGGGCGGTGGAACAGGGCCTCGCCCAGGGCTGGGAAAGGGCCGCCATCCAGGCCTTCTCCAAGGTGATGCAAAGCCCAAGCCTCTACCGGCTCTTCTCCAAGGGCCTAAGGGGCCTTCCCCTGCCCCAGGATTGGCTTCCCCTCCTCCGGGCCTGGACCGAGGGGCGCGGCCCCTTGAAGCCAAGCCCCAAGCCCTTCCACCAGCTTTGGCAGGAACTCAAGGAGTAAGGCCATGGAAGCAGAATCCCGCATCCTAAGCCGCATCAAGCATGCCCTCAAGGAAAGGCCCAAGGCCCTTCTCCCTGAGCATCCCCACCCTGCCCTTTCCCAGGATCCGCGGGAGCTTCTCCTCAAGCGCCTTGCGGAAAACGGGGCCGAGGGCCACCTCCTGGACGAGGAAGGGGTGAAGAGGCTTTTGGCAAACCTGGCCCAAGGGCTTCCCGGGGCCGCCTACGGCAAGGGGGTTCCCGCTGCCCTCCGCCTCCTTCCGGAGCTCCCTCCCGAAGAGGCCCCCTTGGGGGTGTCCCGGGCCCTCTTCGCCGTGGCGGAAACGGGGACGGTGGCCCTCTCCTCGGAGGACGGGAGGCGGGCCCAGCTCTTACCCCCCGTTCACCTGGTCCTGGTGGAGGAAAAAAGGGTCTACCCCAGTCTCCTCGAGGCCTTCTTGGACCTGAAATCCCTTCCCAGCGCCCTGGGCCTCCACTCCGGCCCCTCCAAAAGCGCCGACATCGGCCAGGTGATGGTGAAGGGCGTGCACGGCCCGGGGAGGCTGGTGGTGGCGGTGCTTCAGGGCACCTGGTAGGCGGGGGGTGGGGCAAGCCTCCTCACGTTGAGACGAAGCCCACCCTCATCCCGCACGAAGATGGGCCACCACACGAAGCTGGCCCGGCCAGCGATGGCCTGCACGGGCACCGGCCCAAAGGTGCGGGAGTCCTCCGACCCCCCCAAGGTCCGGTTATCCCCCATGACGAAGTAGTACCCCTCCTTGAGGCGGATCCTCCCCACCTCGCAGGCCTCGGTCAGGCGGCTTCGGGCCAAGACCTCCTCCGAGGGGGGTAGGAGCATCTCCCTAAGGGGCCTCAGGTAGGCGGGCAGAAGCTCCACGGGGAAATCCCCCTGCTGGGTGAGGATCCGGGTCATGCGCCCGTCCTTGTAGCACACCCCGGGAAAGGAGTCGGGCCAAGGGGCGATGCGGTCGGTGATGTGCCTTTCCTCCAGGGGCTTGCCGTTCACGTACACCACCCCCCGCTCCACATAGACCTCGTCCCCCGGCACCGCCACGATGCGCTTGATGAAGAAAGCCCGGAAGCTAAAGCCCAGGAGGGGGAAGCGGGCGGTGGCGTTGGGGGTGCCCTCGGGGGGTTTCAGGATGGCGATCTCTCCCCGCCTCCAGTCCATCAGGCCAAAGCGCACCAGCCAGGTCTCCCACTTGGGCACCAATACCCGCTCCCCGTTTTGCAGGGTGGGGAACATGCTCTGCCCCACCACCCCCACGGTGGTGAAGACAAAGGTGGTGACCAAAAAAGCCACCAGAAGGGCTTCCCCCACCTGGCGGAACCACTCCTTGAAAAGATAGTCCCAAAACGCCTTCATACCCCTCCTACTCTACCCGCGATCGCCTGCCTTGCCGCCTTGCGCCCCGCCTCCACGATCTCCTCCAGACGGCGGAAGTCCTCTATGCCCACGCCGGTAAGAGGGGGCCTCACGTACACCTCCGGGGCATACAGGCTGAGGCGGAGGGAGGTGAGGTGGAGCTGCATGAGGTCCACCGCCCGCCGGGCCAGGGCCAAGAGGCCCTTGGGGGCCTCCGCCGCCTCCCGCTCCGGGGTCACGTCCAAGGCCCAGACCTCCGTGGCCCCTAGGAACCGGGCGGCATCCACGGGAAGGTTGTCCAGGACCCCGCCGTCAAAAAGGAGCCGGCCCTCCCGCTCCACCGGGGCAAGAAGCCCAGGATAGGCGGCGGAGGCCAGGATGGCGCTGGGCAGGTCCCCTTGGGTAAGAAAGAGAAGCCGCCCCGAGACCACGTCCACGGCGGTGACCGCCAAGGGCTTTTTCAGGCGGTCAAAGCTTGGGGGAAGGTGCTCCGCCAGGAAATCCCGCAGCTTCCTGCGGGAAAAAATCCCCTCCCTGGCGGAGAGGCCCAAAAGGCCAAGCCAAGGGGTCCGGCGGGCCAGGGCCAGCATCTCCTCCGGGGTCTTTCCGGCGGCGAAAAGCGCCCCCACGATGGCCCCCATGCTGGTCCCGGCCACCACCTGGAAGTCCAGGCCCGCCTCCAGGAAGACCTCGAGGGCCCCGAGGTGGGCAAGCCCCCTGGCCCCCCCACCGGAAAGCGCCAAGCCGCGCACGCCAAAATCCTAACGGCTTCTGGGTGAAAGAGGTGAGGGGTGGATATAGTGGAGGCGGTGAGCCTGGCGGGGAAGGTCCTTTTGAACCGTTACCGGGTGGTGCGCCCCTTGGGCCAAGGCGCCTTGGCCACCGTCTACCTGGCCTTTGACCGCTTCGGCGCCCCTTACGCCCTCAAGGTCTTCCCCAAGGGGGCCGAAGCCAGGCGCAACCGGGAGTTCTGGGTGGGAAAGCAGCTTTCCCACCCTAACCTGAACCCGGTTCTGGAAAGCCTGGACCTGGAGGAGGGCCCCGCCCTCCTCCTGGCCTACGCCCCCGGGGAGGAGATGGGGCGCTGGATGGTCCGCCGCCCCGGGCGGGCTCGGGCCTTAGCCGTCTTCCGCCAGCTCCTCATGGCCTTGGCCCACATGCACGGCAAGGGCCTGGTGCACCGGGACGTGAAGCCGGAGAACATCATCGTGGCGGGCACCGACGAGGCCAAGCTGGTGGACTACGACCTCTCGGGGCCGGCCCTGGAGGCCTTCAAAAAACCCTTAAGGCTGGGCACCCTCCCCTACCTGGCCCCCGAACAGGTCCTGGGGCAAAGCCCGGGCCCCGAAGCGGACGTGTATGCGGCAGGGATCATCCTGTACTGGATCCTCTCCGGGGAACACCCCTTCGTGGGGGGGCCCGATGAGGTCCTCCTTGGCCACCTTCAGGAACCCGTTCCCCCCGTCCCCGGCCTAGCCCCCCCACAACAGGCCTACCTGGAACGCCTCCTGGCCAAATCCCCTAGGGAACGGTTCCCCTCGGCCAAAGAGGCCCTCGAGGGGTTCCCTTTTTAAGGGGCCCCTTGCCTTATTCCTGGAAGCCCCTCTCCTGGCAGGCGATGGCGGGGCTCGAGGCCCAGCTCTAACCCTTGCTCACCTGGCATAGGCCCCGTTGGCCAAGAAGGTGAGGATGCCCGCAAGGAGCCCCTGGGCCACCTTCTCCCGGTGGGCGGGGTCGGCGAGCCGCCGACCCTCCACGGGATGGTCCCCGAAGCCGATCTCCACCAACACCGCAGGCACCTTGGCGTAGCGAAGCACGAATAAATCGCCGGGAAAGGTCCCCCGGAAGGGGCTTCCCGTGGTTTGGGAAAGCTTCCGGCCTAGGGTTTCCGCCAGGCGCTGGCTGTAGCGCTGGTTGGCCTGGGCCACGATGTCCGATAGGATGCGCTCCGCCACGGTGCGGGCCTCCTGGGTGAGGCGCCTTCCCAGCTCCCCCCCGCCGTTTTCCCGGATCACCTGGGCCAGGACCCTGGCGTCTTGGGCCTGGCCGAAGTAGAAGACCTCCACCCCCTGGGCGGTACGGGTAGGGGTAGCGTTGACGTGGATGGAGATGAAGAGGTTCACCTGGGAGCTGTCGGCCAGGGAGGCCCGGCGGGAAAGGTCCTCCCGCTTTTCCGGGGAAAGGTGCATATCCCGGTCCCGGGTGAGCCGCACCTCAATCCCCTCCCTTTCCAGAAGCCGCCTCAGGCGCAGGGCCACGTCCAGGACCACCTCCTTCTCCACCACATACCCCACCATCCCTGGGTCCACCCCCCCATGGCCGGGGTCCAGGAGGACCACGGGCTTGGGTGGCCTCGGCGGCCGGTTGCGGGGCGGGTCGGAGTTTGCCTGGGCGGGCTTGGCCGGGGCGGAGGCCTCCTTCTTCAGGCTCAGGTCCACCACCAACCGCTCCGGGTCCGAATAGCGGCGCACCGTGGCCTCCACCCTCCCCTTCAGGCGCACCACCACCCGCACCTGCCCTTCCTCCGGTAGGGTCTGGACGGAAGCCACCTCGGAAGAGTTCACCACCTGGTCCAGGGGAGCCGCCTTCACCCCCTTCAGGACCAGGACCAGAAGGCCATCCTCCTGGGAAAGGGTGTGCTGCACCTCTTTGGAGGGAAGATCAAACACCAGCCGGGTAAAGCCCTCGTGCACCCCTATCCGGGGGAAAGCCCAAGCCAGGCTCCATAGCCAGATACAAACCAGGAGGCATACCCGCATCTACGCCCATTCTAGCGGGAAAGGTTAAAGCTTGATAAAATCCGGCTCATGACGAAGAAGGTCGTGATCCATCACCTGGTGGGGCACCGCTTCCTGGGGGTGAACGAGCAAGGCGATAAGGTGATGATCGACGGGGATCAGCCCGCCGCCGGCCCCCGTCCCATGGAGCTCCTCCTCATGGCCCTGGGGGCCTGCACCGCCTACGACGTGGTGGACATCATGAAGAAGAAAAAGCAGCCCCTGGCCCGCTACCGGGTGGAGGTGGAGGGCATCCGGGCGGAAACCCATCC
This window encodes:
- a CDS encoding LutB/LldF family L-lactate oxidation iron-sulfur protein, whose translation is MRVKAKLYPKEAARLLREKPGVRDAVTGATLHFEAGRKKAYQEVDAEAWRERAKRVKDHLLTHLDQYLELAEKRLQEKGVQVHWAEDPEEAHRILREIVARRGVRRAVKAKSMLTEELGVNPLLEALGVEVYETDLGEYLIQLLGEPPSHIVGPAIHLALSDIQRLFHSRFGTPLDASPEALAAVARRVLREAFLTAELGISGANFLVAETGTLVLMENEGNIRLATSLPKVHVAFVGIEKLLPRLHDLALFLPLTARAATGQRLSTYVSLIQGPAKEGEEGPEEVHVVLVDHGRTALLHDPEAWEVLRCLRCGACLNACPVYRQTGGHPYGYVYSGPIGAVLDPGLLGLEDTHPLPYASTLCGACYEACPVKIPIPKLLLTWRRRAVEQGLAQGWERAAIQAFSKVMQSPSLYRLFSKGLRGLPLPQDWLPLLRAWTEGRGPLKPSPKPFHQLWQELKE
- a CDS encoding LutC/YkgG family protein, which gives rise to MEAESRILSRIKHALKERPKALLPEHPHPALSQDPRELLLKRLAENGAEGHLLDEEGVKRLLANLAQGLPGAAYGKGVPAALRLLPELPPEEAPLGVSRALFAVAETGTVALSSEDGRRAQLLPPVHLVLVEEKRVYPSLLEAFLDLKSLPSALGLHSGPSKSADIGQVMVKGVHGPGRLVVAVLQGTW
- the lepB gene encoding signal peptidase I — translated: MKAFWDYLFKEWFRQVGEALLVAFLVTTFVFTTVGVVGQSMFPTLQNGERVLVPKWETWLVRFGLMDWRRGEIAILKPPEGTPNATARFPLLGFSFRAFFIKRIVAVPGDEVYVERGVVYVNGKPLEERHITDRIAPWPDSFPGVCYKDGRMTRILTQQGDFPVELLPAYLRPLREMLLPPSEEVLARSRLTEACEVGRIRLKEGYYFVMGDNRTLGGSEDSRTFGPVPVQAIAGRASFVWWPIFVRDEGGLRLNVRRLAPPPAYQVP
- a CDS encoding patatin-like phospholipase family protein, giving the protein MRGLALSGGGARGLAHLGALEVFLEAGLDFQVVAGTSMGAIVGALFAAGKTPEEMLALARRTPWLGLLGLSAREGIFSRRKLRDFLAEHLPPSFDRLKKPLAVTAVDVVSGRLLFLTQGDLPSAILASAAYPGLLAPVEREGRLLFDGGVLDNLPVDAARFLGATEVWALDVTPEREAAEAPKGLLALARRAVDLMQLHLTSLRLSLYAPEVYVRPPLTGVGIEDFRRLEEIVEAGRKAARQAIAGRVGGV
- a CDS encoding serine/threonine-protein kinase, producing MEAVSLAGKVLLNRYRVVRPLGQGALATVYLAFDRFGAPYALKVFPKGAEARRNREFWVGKQLSHPNLNPVLESLDLEEGPALLLAYAPGEEMGRWMVRRPGRARALAVFRQLLMALAHMHGKGLVHRDVKPENIIVAGTDEAKLVDYDLSGPALEAFKKPLRLGTLPYLAPEQVLGQSPGPEADVYAAGIILYWILSGEHPFVGGPDEVLLGHLQEPVPPVPGLAPPQQAYLERLLAKSPRERFPSAKEALEGFPF
- a CDS encoding N-acetylmuramoyl-L-alanine amidase, which codes for MRVCLLVCIWLWSLAWAFPRIGVHEGFTRLVFDLPSKEVQHTLSQEDGLLVLVLKGVKAAPLDQVVNSSEVASVQTLPEEGQVRVVVRLKGRVEATVRRYSDPERLVVDLSLKKEASAPAKPAQANSDPPRNRPPRPPKPVVLLDPGHGGVDPGMVGYVVEKEVVLDVALRLRRLLEREGIEVRLTRDRDMHLSPEKREDLSRRASLADSSQVNLFISIHVNATPTRTAQGVEVFYFGQAQDARVLAQVIRENGGGELGRRLTQEARTVAERILSDIVAQANQRYSQRLAETLGRKLSQTTGSPFRGTFPGDLFVLRYAKVPAVLVEIGFGDHPVEGRRLADPAHREKVAQGLLAGILTFLANGAYAR
- a CDS encoding OsmC family protein; this translates as MTKKVVIHHLVGHRFLGVNEQGDKVMIDGDQPAAGPRPMELLLMALGACTAYDVVDIMKKKKQPLARYRVEVEGIRAETHPKRYTHITVTHIASGPGVTLEALERAAHLSHTKYCSVSASLNAEITVKVVLEPWEEAQG